A region of Burkholderiales bacterium JOSHI_001 DNA encodes the following proteins:
- a CDS encoding succinyl-diaminopimelate desuccinylase (PFAM: Peptidase family M20/M25/M40; Peptidase dimerisation domain~TIGRFAM: succinyl-diaminopimelate desuccinylase, proteobacterial clade), which translates to MSETTRLLEALIARASVTPDDAGCQGLITQRLAPLGFTCETLVFGPDHFRVTNLWAVHQGARPGPLVAFAGHTDVVPTGPLAHWSSDPFVPTVRDGLLYGRGAADMKASIAAMTVAAESFVRANPDHAGSVALLFTSDEEGPSVDGTVKVVDALEARGVRIDCCIVGEPTSVDRLGDTIKNGRRGSLSGKLSVKGIQGHVAYPQLARNPIHQLAPALAELAATAWDAGNEHFPPTTWQVSNIHGGTGATNVIPGEVVVDFNFRFSTESTPDGLKARVADILNRHGLEHDIAWTLGGQPFLTRPGSLSEALIGAIRAETGVTPELSTTGGTSDGRFLIRICPQVVEFGPLNASIHKVDEHVKLADVEPLAAIYRRTLEALLT; encoded by the coding sequence ATGTCAGAAACCACCCGCCTGCTGGAAGCGCTGATCGCGCGGGCCTCGGTCACGCCCGACGACGCCGGCTGCCAGGGCCTGATCACCCAGCGCCTGGCGCCGCTGGGCTTCACTTGCGAAACCCTGGTCTTCGGGCCGGACCACTTCCGTGTCACCAACCTGTGGGCGGTGCACCAGGGCGCCCGCCCCGGCCCGCTGGTGGCGTTCGCCGGCCACACCGACGTGGTGCCCACCGGGCCCTTGGCCCATTGGTCCAGCGACCCCTTCGTGCCCACGGTGCGCGACGGCCTGCTCTACGGCCGCGGCGCGGCCGACATGAAGGCCTCCATCGCCGCCATGACCGTGGCCGCTGAAAGCTTCGTGCGCGCGAACCCGGATCACGCCGGCAGCGTGGCGCTGCTGTTCACCAGCGACGAAGAGGGCCCCTCGGTGGACGGCACGGTGAAGGTGGTGGACGCCCTGGAAGCACGCGGCGTGCGGATCGATTGCTGCATCGTGGGCGAACCCACCTCGGTGGACCGATTGGGCGACACCATCAAGAACGGCCGCCGCGGCAGCCTGTCGGGCAAGCTCAGCGTGAAGGGCATTCAGGGCCACGTGGCCTACCCGCAACTGGCGCGCAACCCCATCCACCAGTTGGCCCCGGCCCTGGCCGAACTGGCCGCCACCGCCTGGGACGCCGGCAACGAGCACTTCCCGCCCACCACCTGGCAGGTGAGCAACATCCACGGCGGCACCGGCGCCACGAACGTGATCCCGGGCGAGGTGGTGGTGGACTTCAACTTCCGCTTCAGCACCGAAAGCACCCCCGACGGGCTGAAGGCCCGCGTGGCCGACATCCTGAACCGCCACGGCCTGGAACACGACATCGCCTGGACCCTGGGCGGCCAGCCCTTCCTCACCCGGCCGGGGTCCTTGAGCGAGGCGCTCATCGGGGCCATCCGGGCCGAGACCGGCGTCACGCCCGAGCTGTCCACCACCGGTGGCACCAGCGATGGCCGCTTCCTGATCCGCATCTGCCCGCAGGTGGTGGAGTTCGGGCCGCTGAACGCCAGCATCCACAAGGTGGACGAACACGTGAAGCTGGCCGACGTCGAACCGCTGGCGGCCATCTACCGCCGCACCCTGGAAGCGCTGTTGACATGA